The following proteins are co-located in the Microcystis wesenbergii NRERC-220 genome:
- a CDS encoding DUF4926 domain-containing protein produces MKFDMFSEVQLTEDLPESNLSRGTHAIIVDYCPRPEGQEDGYVLEVLNNQGKAYTVIAVEVSKIESIQNLKQDELQII; encoded by the coding sequence ATGAAATTTGATATGTTTTCCGAAGTTCAATTAACCGAAGATTTGCCAGAATCTAATTTGTCTCGTGGCACTCACGCGATTATCGTGGATTATTGTCCTCGACCCGAAGGCCAAGAGGATGGCTATGTTTTAGAAGTGTTAAATAATCAGGGAAAAGCCTATACAGTTATCGCTGTAGAAGTTTCCAAGATTGAATCGATTCAAAATCTTAAACAGGATGAATTGCAAATTATATAA
- a CDS encoding DUF6883 domain-containing protein produces MPYLNPNATIPPAKLTRYLLVLQPKDDKSGFLAQAGYNLDNWQVLEQDLRRILLNEATLNKQTKFGDIYEIKGLLQGVNGINLRVSTYWIIDSLTKETRFVTLLPD; encoded by the coding sequence ATGCCTTATTTAAATCCCAATGCGACAATCCCACCAGCTAAATTAACCCGGTATTTGCTAGTTTTACAACCCAAAGATGATAAATCAGGCTTTCTGGCACAAGCGGGATATAATTTAGACAACTGGCAGGTATTGGAACAAGATTTAAGACGTATTCTTCTCAACGAGGCCACCTTAAATAAACAAACAAAGTTCGGTGATATTTATGAAATTAAAGGACTTTTACAAGGGGTGAACGGGATAAACTTACGAGTCTCTACTTATTGGATTATCGACTCACTTACGAAAGAAACAAGATTTGTGACTTTATTACCAGATTAA
- a CDS encoding SWIM zinc finger family protein: MTIPPINEKIIRQNTTNASYQRGRDYYDSGAVISLWQRGQNLQALVRGSEVKPYRVAIAFNQENLENISCSCPYDYEGWCKHIVAVLLTCSRQPELIIKKASLEELLTPINESKIRKLLNHLVAKHPEIIETIDKFLVPATPVNKAGGKITINIKAYRNTVRNELRQSLRAIEEDYYEEDPISDEIYALVDEAQDYYQKGEPDNAIAILEAIISACIEEWDDLEDYGAVNDDLSARIDRVLTAAILSKEFNPQENQDLREKIEQWQDEWSADFEMSLAALQQGWDDPVLEKILRGESDNFSEMWSGNIPYYAQTLTSIRLEIFEKQEKDQEYLNLALASGQVVEYLTKLVYLDRIDEAIASAKNMITKNDEAFFFAKALRDESAPESALIIARTGLNFPGNYHYQLALWTSELAESLGDIDTALAARIKAFQDQPSFSHYQTIESLAGEDWPDLKLDLLDYLREFSGGRSTEAKIDIFLHENLVRDAIKVVSDNSYVQSHLIWRIMDAAATVDPNWVIDRARPPAEKILDEKKADRYEEAIKWLKKARNAFYMSGRREEWQTYRENLIKEHGRKSKFMGLFKYQDLQ, from the coding sequence ATGACTATTCCTCCTATCAATGAAAAAATTATCCGGCAAAATACCACCAATGCTTCCTATCAGCGCGGTCGGGATTATTACGATAGCGGTGCAGTTATTTCTCTTTGGCAACGGGGGCAAAACCTGCAAGCTTTAGTCCGTGGTAGTGAGGTTAAACCCTATCGAGTTGCTATCGCTTTTAACCAAGAAAACCTTGAGAATATCTCCTGTTCCTGTCCCTACGATTATGAAGGTTGGTGTAAGCATATTGTGGCAGTTTTATTAACCTGTTCTCGTCAACCAGAATTAATTATCAAAAAAGCCTCTCTAGAGGAGTTATTGACACCAATCAATGAAAGTAAAATAAGAAAATTGCTTAATCATTTAGTGGCTAAACACCCAGAAATTATCGAGACAATTGATAAGTTTTTAGTGCCAGCTACCCCAGTTAATAAAGCGGGAGGGAAGATAACTATTAATATCAAAGCTTATCGTAATACTGTCCGTAATGAACTGCGGCAATCCCTGCGAGCGATCGAAGAAGATTACTACGAAGAAGATCCAATTTCTGATGAAATTTATGCCTTGGTGGATGAGGCCCAAGATTATTATCAAAAGGGCGAACCGGATAACGCGATCGCTATTTTGGAAGCAATTATTAGCGCCTGTATCGAGGAATGGGATGATTTAGAAGATTACGGTGCTGTTAATGATGATTTAAGTGCTAGAATCGATCGAGTTCTAACGGCAGCAATTTTAAGCAAGGAATTTAATCCCCAAGAAAATCAAGATTTAAGGGAAAAAATCGAGCAATGGCAGGATGAATGGAGTGCCGATTTTGAGATGAGTTTAGCAGCCTTACAACAGGGATGGGACGATCCAGTTTTAGAGAAGATTTTACGGGGAGAATCGGATAATTTTTCAGAAATGTGGTCAGGGAATATACCCTATTATGCCCAAACATTGACCTCTATTCGCTTAGAAATTTTCGAGAAACAGGAAAAAGATCAGGAATATTTGAATCTAGCTTTAGCTTCAGGACAAGTGGTAGAATACCTAACTAAGTTAGTCTATCTTGATCGCATTGACGAAGCGATTGCATCGGCAAAAAACATGATAACTAAAAACGATGAAGCCTTCTTTTTTGCCAAAGCTTTACGCGATGAATCCGCACCAGAATCGGCCTTAATAATTGCCCGAACTGGTCTAAATTTTCCAGGTAATTATCATTATCAATTAGCTCTCTGGACAAGTGAACTAGCAGAATCTTTAGGGGATATAGATACAGCTTTGGCTGCTAGAATTAAGGCGTTTCAAGACCAACCGTCCTTCTCCCATTACCAAACAATTGAGTCTTTAGCGGGGGAAGATTGGCCCGATTTAAAATTAGACTTGTTAGATTACTTGCGCGAGTTTAGCGGTGGACGTTCCACAGAGGCTAAAATCGATATATTTCTCCACGAAAATTTAGTTAGAGATGCAATTAAAGTCGTTTCTGATAATTCCTATGTGCAGTCTCACCTAATTTGGCGGATAATGGATGCGGCTGCTACCGTCGATCCTAACTGGGTGATCGATCGCGCACGTCCTCCTGCGGAAAAGATACTCGACGAAAAAAAGGCTGATCGCTACGAAGAAGCGATTAAATGGCTAAAAAAAGCTCGTAATGCCTTTTATATGTCGGGAAGACGAGAAGAATGGCAAACCTATCGAGAAAATTTAATTAAGGAACACGGACGCAAATCGAAATTTATGGGGTTATTTAAATATCAGGATTTACAATAA
- the rsmH gene encoding 16S rRNA (cytosine(1402)-N(4))-methyltransferase RsmH yields the protein MNQDFPHISVLSQELIAGLNIQPGGHYLDLTLGGGGHSRLLLEAHPETTVTAIDRDQSALEAAKISLAPYLDSRLTLWWGNFADYDGQNSSFDGIIADLGVSSPQFDQSERGFSFRHTAALDMRMDRCQSLTAADIINHWQEKELADLFYQYGEERLSRPIARSIVQKRPFTTTTELAAVIASSVPASYRYGRIHPATRVFQSLRIAVNQELDSLQKLLNQAPQWLKSGGIIAMISFHSLEDRLIKYGFREDNSLKIITKKPIIPSREEQAKNPRSRSAKLRIAQKISCS from the coding sequence ATGAATCAAGATTTTCCCCATATTTCCGTTTTGAGTCAAGAATTAATCGCCGGCTTAAATATTCAACCCGGGGGGCATTATCTCGATCTTACCCTAGGCGGTGGTGGACACAGCCGCTTGCTTTTAGAAGCCCATCCCGAAACCACAGTAACCGCCATCGATCGCGATCAAAGCGCCCTAGAAGCCGCTAAAATTAGTCTCGCCCCCTATCTAGATAGCCGTTTAACCCTCTGGTGGGGGAACTTCGCCGATTATGATGGACAAAATAGCAGTTTTGATGGCATTATCGCCGATTTAGGAGTCAGTTCTCCCCAATTCGATCAGAGCGAGCGCGGCTTTAGTTTTCGCCACACGGCAGCCTTAGATATGCGGATGGATCGCTGTCAATCCCTGACGGCAGCCGATATTATCAACCATTGGCAGGAAAAAGAATTAGCAGATCTTTTTTATCAATACGGAGAAGAACGTTTATCTCGTCCTATTGCTCGATCGATCGTCCAAAAACGTCCTTTTACTACCACTACAGAATTAGCGGCTGTCATCGCTAGTTCTGTCCCCGCTAGTTACCGTTATGGACGTATTCATCCAGCAACGCGGGTTTTTCAATCCCTACGCATCGCTGTTAATCAAGAATTAGATTCTCTGCAAAAATTGTTAAATCAAGCCCCCCAGTGGCTAAAATCTGGGGGAATTATCGCTATGATCAGTTTTCATAGTCTAGAAGATCGTCTGATCAAGTATGGCTTTCGCGAAGATAATTCCTTGAAAATTATCACGAAAAAGCCGATTATTCCCAGCCGGG
- the dcm gene encoding DNA (cytosine-5-)-methyltransferase, with amino-acid sequence MNLLKDSKKIRFIDLFSGLGGFRVAIEQVCRQQNLESDCVFSCDIDKHARSIYHANFGDQPRGDITEIAALDIPNHDILMAGFPCQPFSICGDLKGFEDTRGTLFFEIARILKAKQPAAFILENVKQLQGHQQGKTLEVILDTLQDLDYYTDYRVLNALNFGLPQKRERIFIVGFRELRGFIWPKPALSRTSLTEILEENVSDFYYASERIQKSRFLKREGKKPYSEPTIWHENKGGNVSAYPYSCALRAGASYNYLLVDGKRRLTAREMLRLQGFPDNYQIVGSYQTMRKLTGNSVAIPCVAAVVNSAINSLLNLYPASGQRGAFFSDQ; translated from the coding sequence ATGAATCTCCTGAAAGATAGTAAAAAAATTCGTTTTATTGACCTCTTTTCTGGTTTGGGAGGGTTTCGAGTCGCTATTGAACAAGTTTGTCGCCAACAAAACTTAGAATCTGATTGTGTTTTTTCCTGTGATATAGATAAACACGCTCGGTCAATTTATCACGCTAATTTTGGCGACCAACCCCGGGGAGATATTACCGAAATTGCTGCCCTAGATATTCCCAATCACGATATTTTAATGGCGGGATTTCCCTGTCAACCCTTTAGTATTTGTGGTGATTTAAAGGGGTTTGAAGATACCAGAGGCACGCTATTTTTTGAGATTGCCCGTATTTTAAAAGCCAAACAACCCGCAGCATTTATTCTGGAAAATGTCAAGCAATTGCAGGGACATCAACAGGGAAAAACCTTAGAAGTTATTCTCGATACTTTGCAAGATTTAGATTACTATACCGATTATCGGGTTTTGAATGCGCTTAATTTTGGTTTACCGCAAAAACGGGAACGGATTTTTATCGTTGGTTTCCGAGAATTGCGGGGTTTTATCTGGCCAAAACCGGCTTTATCTAGAACAAGTTTAACGGAAATCTTAGAGGAAAATGTCTCGGATTTTTATTATGCTTCCGAAAGAATTCAAAAAAGTCGCTTCCTGAAAAGAGAGGGAAAAAAACCTTATAGTGAACCGACTATCTGGCACGAAAATAAAGGAGGTAATGTGAGTGCTTATCCCTATTCCTGTGCCTTGCGAGCAGGAGCATCCTATAATTATTTGTTAGTGGATGGGAAAAGACGCTTAACAGCAAGAGAAATGCTACGTTTACAAGGTTTTCCCGATAATTATCAAATTGTCGGCAGTTATCAAACTATGCGAAAATTAACGGGTAATAGTGTGGCAATTCCCTGTGTGGCTGCTGTGGTTAATTCTGCGATCAATTCTTTGTTAAATCTTTATCCAGCTTCAGGGCAGCGGGGAGCTTTTTTCAGTGATCAGTAA
- the argZ gene encoding bifunctional arginine dihydrolase/ornithine cyclodeaminase — MTETIRFLMCSPDHYDVDYVINPWMEGNIHKSSQEKARQQWQQLYHVLKDRALVDLVPPEKGWPDMVFTANAGLVLEKTVVLSRFLHKERQGEEPYFKQWFEDNGFTVHELPKDLPFEGAGDALLDREGRWLWAGYGFRTELDSHPLIAKWLDIEVLSLRLIDERFYHLDTCFCPLSGGYLLYYPDAFDAYSNRLIELKIPEEKRIIVEEADAVNFACNAVNIGQVIVMNKISDDLQYKLASKGFEVVQTPLTEFLKAGGAAKCLTLRTTEPLIPDHHANVTIESRILQLEGHLLDAGIMNKALDVVVGNGGSFKVLNFTLGIERQSTSSAEVRVSAPSHEVMEEIMVQLIDLGAAARPQEICDVNTAVVAQDGVAPDDFYVSTIYPTEVRVNCEWVRVENQRMDAAIVVTESPEGKTAKCTLLRDLKAGDRVMVGVEGIRTIRQAESREQRNSTQEFTFMGAGVSSERRVELTVEQIAWEMRQIRDQGGKVVVTAGPVVIHTGGAQHLSRLIRDGYVHALLGGNAIAVHDMEQAIMGTSLGVDMQKGIPVRGGHRHHLKIINLIRRHGSIAKAVSAGVLTKGVMYECVKNNVPFSLAGSIRDDGPLPDTEMDLIKSQEEYSRLIQGADMILMLSSMLHSIGVGNMTPAGVKMVCVDINPAVVTKLSDRGSVESVGIVTDVGLFLSLLTQQLDKLTRPLVETV; from the coding sequence ATGACTGAAACTATTCGCTTTTTGATGTGTTCTCCCGATCATTACGATGTGGATTATGTGATTAATCCTTGGATGGAGGGCAACATTCACAAATCTTCCCAGGAAAAAGCTAGGCAACAATGGCAGCAGCTTTATCATGTTCTCAAAGATCGGGCGCTTGTGGATTTAGTCCCACCAGAAAAAGGCTGGCCTGACATGGTTTTTACCGCTAATGCAGGTTTAGTTCTGGAAAAAACTGTCGTTCTCAGTCGCTTTTTACACAAAGAAAGACAGGGAGAAGAACCCTATTTTAAGCAGTGGTTTGAAGATAACGGTTTTACGGTTCACGAACTGCCAAAAGATTTACCCTTTGAAGGTGCAGGAGACGCATTATTAGATCGGGAAGGACGTTGGTTATGGGCAGGATATGGCTTCAGAACCGAGTTAGATTCCCACCCTTTAATCGCTAAATGGCTCGATATCGAGGTTTTATCCCTACGTTTAATCGATGAACGTTTCTATCACCTTGATACCTGTTTTTGTCCCCTTAGTGGCGGTTATCTACTCTACTATCCCGATGCTTTCGATGCCTATTCTAATCGGTTAATTGAGTTAAAAATTCCCGAAGAAAAACGCATTATCGTTGAAGAAGCCGATGCGGTTAACTTTGCTTGTAATGCAGTGAATATCGGTCAAGTAATCGTCATGAATAAAATTAGTGACGATTTACAATATAAGTTAGCGTCAAAAGGGTTTGAAGTGGTACAAACTCCCCTAACGGAGTTCTTAAAAGCAGGAGGAGCCGCTAAATGTTTAACCCTGCGTACCACCGAACCCTTAATTCCAGACCATCACGCTAATGTCACCATTGAAAGTCGCATTCTCCAGTTAGAAGGTCATCTGCTCGACGCGGGAATTATGAATAAAGCTCTCGATGTTGTGGTAGGAAATGGGGGCAGCTTCAAGGTTTTAAACTTCACCTTAGGGATTGAGCGCCAAAGTACCTCCTCGGCCGAAGTGCGCGTTTCTGCACCCTCTCACGAGGTAATGGAGGAGATCATGGTACAATTGATCGACCTCGGTGCGGCCGCTCGTCCTCAAGAAATCTGTGATGTCAATACCGCAGTGGTGGCACAAGATGGGGTCGCTCCCGATGATTTTTATGTCAGCACCATCTATCCCACGGAAGTGCGGGTTAACTGTGAATGGGTGCGGGTGGAAAATCAACGCATGGATGCAGCCATCGTCGTCACTGAAAGTCCGGAAGGCAAAACGGCAAAATGTACTCTGCTGCGGGATTTAAAAGCTGGCGATCGCGTCATGGTGGGAGTTGAGGGCATCCGTACTATCCGACAGGCGGAATCCAGGGAACAACGCAACAGCACCCAGGAATTTACCTTTATGGGTGCGGGGGTTTCCAGCGAGCGCCGAGTCGAGTTAACCGTGGAGCAGATTGCCTGGGAAATGCGCCAAATTCGCGACCAGGGCGGTAAAGTGGTAGTAACGGCAGGTCCGGTGGTCATTCACACTGGAGGAGCGCAACATCTCTCCCGTTTAATCCGCGATGGTTACGTTCACGCTTTACTGGGGGGAAATGCGATCGCAGTTCACGACATGGAACAGGCGATCATGGGTACTTCTTTAGGGGTAGATATGCAGAAAGGCATCCCCGTGCGCGGTGGCCATCGTCACCACCTCAAGATTATCAACCTCATCCGTCGCCACGGCAGCATCGCTAAAGCTGTATCGGCCGGGGTATTGACAAAAGGTGTAATGTATGAATGCGTCAAGAATAATGTCCCCTTCAGTTTGGCCGGTTCAATTCGCGATGATGGTCCGCTTCCGGATACGGAGATGGATTTAATTAAATCACAGGAAGAATATTCCCGCTTAATTCAAGGTGCAGACATGATTCTCATGCTCTCTAGTATGCTCCATTCCATCGGTGTGGGCAATATGACACCGGCGGGGGTGAAAATGGTCTGTGTTGATATTAACCCGGCCGTGGTGACAAAATTAAGCGATCGAGGTTCTGTAGAATCCGTCGGTATCGTCACCGATGTGGGTTTATTCCTGAGTCTGTTAACCCAACAGTTGGATAAGTTAACCCGTCCCTTGGTAGAAACGGTTTAA
- the ilvA gene encoding threonine ammonia-lyase, biosynthetic translates to MYCDYLVQILTARVYDVAQETPLELAPNLSQRLHNQLLLKREDMQSVFSFKLRGAYNKMAHLSRDLLQKGVIAASAGNHAQGVALGARQLGTQAIIVMPVTTPQVKIDAVKARGGIVVLHGDTYDDAYTYARQLEAEKGLTFIHPFDDPEVIAGQGTIGMEILRQYQQPIEAIFVAIGGGGLISGIAAYVKRLRPEIKIIGVEPVDSDAMNQSLKAGYRVRLSQVGLFADGVAVRQVGEETFRLCQQYVDEIILVDTDDICAAIKDVFQDTRSILEPAGALAVAGAKAYVEREGIEDKTLVAVACGANMNFDRLRFVAERAELGERREALYAVTIPEQPGSLRRFCECVGKRNLTEFSYRIADEKEAHIFVGAQIENRTDAKKLAESFEACGFKTLDISDDELTKLHLRHMVGGRSHLAEHELFYRFEFPERPGALMKFVASMSPHWNISVFHYRNNGADYGRIVVGIQVPPDEMNQWQAFLDTLGYRYWDESQNPAYQLFLG, encoded by the coding sequence ATGTACTGCGATTACCTGGTTCAAATCCTCACCGCACGCGTCTACGATGTCGCCCAAGAAACCCCCTTAGAACTTGCCCCCAATCTCTCCCAACGCTTGCACAATCAGCTTTTACTCAAGCGCGAGGATATGCAGTCGGTTTTCTCTTTTAAACTGCGCGGCGCATACAATAAAATGGCGCATTTGTCAAGGGATTTGTTACAAAAAGGTGTAATTGCTGCTTCGGCGGGAAATCATGCCCAGGGAGTCGCTTTGGGGGCGCGGCAATTGGGAACCCAAGCGATTATCGTTATGCCTGTCACCACTCCGCAAGTCAAAATCGACGCGGTAAAAGCTCGGGGCGGGATTGTTGTCCTGCACGGTGACACCTACGATGATGCCTACACCTACGCGCGGCAATTAGAAGCGGAAAAAGGCTTAACTTTTATCCATCCCTTCGATGACCCGGAGGTAATCGCCGGCCAGGGTACGATCGGTATGGAAATTTTACGACAATATCAGCAACCGATCGAGGCGATTTTTGTCGCTATTGGTGGCGGTGGCTTAATATCAGGTATTGCAGCCTATGTCAAGCGTTTACGCCCAGAAATTAAAATTATCGGGGTGGAACCTGTGGACTCAGACGCGATGAATCAATCCCTAAAAGCCGGTTATCGGGTGCGTTTGTCTCAAGTGGGATTATTTGCCGATGGGGTGGCGGTGCGCCAGGTGGGAGAGGAGACTTTTCGTCTCTGTCAGCAGTATGTGGATGAGATTATCCTCGTGGATACGGATGATATTTGTGCCGCGATTAAGGATGTTTTTCAAGATACACGCTCGATTTTAGAACCTGCGGGGGCGTTAGCGGTAGCAGGAGCGAAAGCTTATGTAGAAAGAGAAGGAATTGAGGATAAAACCCTCGTTGCTGTGGCTTGTGGGGCGAATATGAACTTTGATCGTCTGCGGTTTGTGGCGGAAAGGGCGGAATTAGGGGAACGGCGCGAGGCGTTGTATGCTGTGACTATTCCCGAACAACCGGGCAGTTTACGGCGTTTTTGCGAATGTGTCGGCAAACGCAATTTAACCGAATTTAGTTATCGCATTGCCGATGAAAAAGAAGCGCATATTTTTGTCGGCGCCCAGATCGAAAATCGCACCGATGCCAAGAAATTAGCCGAGAGTTTTGAAGCTTGCGGCTTTAAAACCCTCGATATTAGCGATGATGAATTGACTAAACTGCATCTGCGCCACATGGTGGGAGGGCGATCGCATTTAGCCGAGCATGAATTATTTTATCGCTTCGAGTTTCCCGAACGACCGGGGGCTTTAATGAAATTTGTCGCCTCCATGAGTCCCCACTGGAATATCAGCGTTTTCCATTATCGCAATAACGGGGCCGATTATGGGCGCATCGTCGTGGGCATACAGGTCCCCCCCGATGAAATGAATCAATGGCAAGCTTTTCTCGATACTCTCGGCTATCGCTATTGGGATGAAAGTCAAAATCCTGCCTATCAGTTGTTTTTAGGTTAG